In Dasypus novemcinctus isolate mDasNov1 chromosome 10, mDasNov1.1.hap2, whole genome shotgun sequence, one DNA window encodes the following:
- the LOC101429199 gene encoding olfactory receptor 52B4-like — MATLNHTGISHTVFHLLGIPGLEDQHMWISIPFFISYITALLGNSLLIFIICTKSSLQEPMYLFLCMLAGADVVLSTCTVPQALAIFWFYAGEISLDCCITQLFFIHSTYISESGILLVMAFDRYIAICYPLRYTTILTHALIGKIGVMIFLRSYVTIFPIIFLLKRLNFCQNNIIPHTLCEYNGLAKYACNDVRVNVWYGFFILMSTVVLDVLLIFVSYALILYAVYHIPSQDAHRKALNTCGSHICVIILFYGPGIFTTLTQQFGRHIPPHIHILLANVCILAPPMLNPIIYGMKTKQIRDLVIHELFTKQT, encoded by the coding sequence ATGGCTACCTTAAACCACACTGGGATCAGCCACACAGTCTTCCACTTGCTGGGCATCCCTGGCCTAGAGGACCAGCACATGTGGATTTCcatccccttcttcatttcctATATAACTGCCCTTCTAGGGAACAGCCTGCTCATCTTCATTATCTGCACAAAGAGCAGCCTCCAGGAACCCATGTACCTCTTCCTCTGCATGCTGGCAGGAGCAGACGTTGTCCTTTCCACATGCACAGTACCTCAGGCCTTGGCCATCTTCTGGTTTTATGCTGGGGAAATTTCCCTGGATTGTTGCATCACTCAACTCTTCTTCATTCATTCCACCTACATCTCTGAGTCAGGGATCTTGTTGGTGATGGCATTTGACCGCTACATTGCCATATGCTACCCACTGAGATATACCACTATTCTTACACATGCCCTAATTGGGAAAATTGGAGTAATGATCTTTTTGAGAAGTTATGTTACAATTTTTCCCATAATATTTCTTCTGAAAAGATTGAATTTCTGCCAAAATAATATCATTCCACACACCTTGTGTGAATATAATGGCTTGGCCAAATATGCTTGTAATGACGTTCGAGTGAATGTCTGGTATGGCTTTTTCATCCTCATGTCAACAGTGGTCTTAGATGTTTTGTTAATATTTGTTTCCTATGCATTGATTCTCTATGCTGTCTACCACATCCCTTCACAAGATGCTCACCGCAAAGCTCTCAACACATGTGGCTCACATATCTGTGTCATTATCCTATTTTATGGGCCTGGAATATTTACAACACTTACTCAGCAGTTTGGACGCCACATTCCACCTCACATTCACATCTTATTGGCCAATGTCTGCATTCTGGCTCCACCTATGCTGAATCCTATCATTTATGGGATGAAGACCAAACAGATACGGGACCTGGTCATTCATGAATTGTTTACAAAGCAGACATAA